In a single window of the Candidatus Nezhaarchaeales archaeon genome:
- a CDS encoding PIN domain-containing protein, which yields MLLIDANVFLELFLGQEKADECERFLHKVSVGGLEAVISKFTIHAIEALLNNSTLILAFLRNVEGSLGLNVYETSIEEEIAASMLMDKVKLDFNDAIQYYLAKKIRSGSHSQLR from the coding sequence ATGCTTTTAATAGATGCTAACGTCTTTCTTGAACTCTTCCTTGGACAGGAAAAGGCTGATGAATGCGAAAGGTTTCTACATAAAGTTTCCGTCGGAGGGCTTGAAGCTGTTATTTCAAAGTTTACAATTCACGCAATCGAAGCTTTGCTTAACAATTCGACGCTGATTCTCGCTTTCCTAAGAAATGTCGAAGGCTCATTGGGACTTAACGTGTATGAAACGAGCATAGAAGAAGAGATAGCCGCATCAATGCTGATGGATAAAGTAAAACTTGATTTTAACGATGCAATTCAATATTATTTAGCCAAAAAAATTAGGAGTGGAAGCCATAGTCAGCTACGATAA